Genomic segment of Planifilum fulgidum:
AGGATTTGAGCCTGCTCAGTATCTTGGATATGATGGTGTTGGAGAGCTTCTGTCTTTAAGTGGGAGAAGAAGCTCTCGATTGGGGCATTGTCCAAGCAATTGCCTCTTCTTGACATGCTGGATCTGAGGCCAAACTGAGCTAGCATGTGATGGTAGTCATGGGACGTGTACTGGAAACCACGGTCACTGTGAAGGATGGTTCCAGACACGT
This window contains:
- a CDS encoding IS3 family transposase; the encoded protein is MLAQFGLRSSMSRRGNCLDNAPIESFFSHLKTEALQHHHIQDTEQAQILIQRYIRFYNEERLQLKLNKLTPVEYRRQHAA